A portion of the Blautia hansenii DSM 20583 genome contains these proteins:
- the bilS gene encoding flavodoxin family protein BilS: MNMKTQVLYKSRTGNTEKLAKAIFEAVPGQCKDIAPLEGQTDYEMGDIYFIGFWTDRGSASVEVLDYLGSLQGKKIALFGTCGMGNDLEYYKKIEENIRVFIEDDNEYLGAYICQGKMPISVREKYLSMKTPENTKMINAMLRNFDMAMLHPDTQDLEGAKAFVQKVFEDIRKEELQYE, translated from the coding sequence ATGAACATGAAAACGCAGGTATTGTACAAGAGCAGAACCGGCAATACAGAAAAGCTGGCAAAAGCAATTTTTGAGGCTGTTCCCGGACAGTGTAAGGATATTGCACCTTTAGAAGGACAGACAGATTATGAAATGGGAGACATATATTTTATAGGATTTTGGACGGACAGAGGAAGTGCCAGCGTGGAGGTGTTGGATTATCTGGGCAGCCTTCAGGGAAAGAAGATTGCATTATTCGGTACCTGCGGCATGGGAAATGATTTGGAATATTATAAAAAAATCGAAGAAAACATACGTGTTTTTATTGAGGATGACAACGAATATCTGGGCGCTTATATCTGTCAGGGAAAGATGCCGATTTCTGTGCGTGAGAAATATCTCAGCATGAAGACACCGGAAAATACGAAGATGATAAATGCTATGCTCCGTAATTTTGACATGGCAATGCTTCATCCTGACACGCAGGATTTAGAAGGCGCAAAAGCCTTTGTACAAAAGGTATTTGAAGATATTAGGAAGGAAGAATTGCAGTATGAATAA
- a CDS encoding ATP-binding cassette domain-containing protein — MAIKIENLSKSYDGRQVFENLNMELTEGQITCIMAPSGKGKTTLLRILIGLEQADRGKVAGIEGKDISVVFQEDRLCENLNVLSNIRLVQKEKTEIREGLEAVGLLDCCHQPVRELSGGMKRRVAILRALYAKWDILFLDEPFKGLDKEMKERVIQFLKKSCEGKTVICITHEEKEAEALGAVIQYF; from the coding sequence ATGGCAATTAAGATAGAAAACTTGAGTAAAAGTTACGATGGCAGACAAGTGTTCGAAAATCTGAATATGGAGCTGACAGAAGGACAGATAACCTGTATTATGGCGCCTTCCGGAAAAGGAAAAACCACATTGCTTCGTATTCTCATCGGACTGGAGCAGGCAGACAGGGGAAAGGTAGCAGGAATAGAAGGCAAGGATATCAGCGTTGTCTTTCAGGAGGATAGGCTTTGCGAAAACCTAAACGTCCTTTCCAATATTCGCCTTGTCCAAAAAGAAAAAACAGAAATTCGGGAAGGGCTAGAAGCAGTGGGACTTCTGGACTGCTGCCATCAGCCGGTAAGAGAATTGTCGGGAGGAATGAAAAGACGAGTGGCGATTTTAAGGGCATTGTATGCAAAATGGGATATCCTGTTCTTGGACGAACCCTTTAAGGGCTTGGATAAAGAAATGAAAGAAAGGGTTATTCAGTTTTTGAAAAAAAGCTGTGAGGGGAAAACGGTCATCTGTATTACCCATGAGGAAAAAGAGGCAGAAGCCTTGGGAGCGGTCATTCAATATTTCTAA
- a CDS encoding NADH-ubiquinone oxidoreductase-F iron-sulfur binding region domain-containing protein produces the protein MIIENREALLKEREAAREELASYKCRILVCAGTGCVASGSEKIYQKMVELCQDLEGVSVEFQKDVPHIGTVKTGCQGICELGPLVRIEPYHYQYVKVQEDDCAEIFQRTVLNEEPVERLFYKKGGKAYPTPDEIPFIAKQTRIALENCGKFDAESLDEYIASGGYEALSKALFDMTPEDVLNEVDKSKLRGRGGGGFPTGRKWKQVAAHKDVAEHFVVCNGDEGDPGAFMDGSVMEGDPYRLIEGMTIAAYATGAQNGYIYVRAEYPLSVARLRKAIRQAEEKGLLGDHILGTDFQFHMHINRGAGAFVCGEGSALTASIEGDRGMPRVKPPRTVDKGLWAKPTVLNNVETFANVPGIVLKGADWFKTIGTEGSPGTKTFSITGAIENTGLIEVPMGTTLREIIYDIGGGIKGGGDFKAIQIGGPSGGCLTKEHLDVGLDFDSVKKYNAIMGSGGLVVMDENTCMVEVARFFMSFTQRESCGKCVPCREGTKRMLEILERIVNGEGKLEDLDTLEELAAMVKNMALCGLGKSAPLPVISTLKTFRKEYEEHIVEHKCAAKNCTAMRKYVINPEFCKGCGKCAKNCPVGAITGVRKEAYHINPNLCIKCDSCRDNCAFDAVYVEY, from the coding sequence ATGATAATTGAAAACAGAGAAGCTTTATTAAAAGAAAGAGAAGCTGCCCGTGAAGAACTGGCTTCTTATAAATGTCGTATTTTAGTCTGTGCGGGAACAGGATGTGTAGCCTCCGGTTCTGAGAAAATCTACCAGAAAATGGTTGAGCTCTGTCAGGATTTAGAAGGGGTTTCCGTTGAATTTCAAAAAGACGTTCCCCATATCGGCACAGTAAAAACAGGATGTCAGGGAATTTGTGAATTAGGCCCTTTGGTACGTATCGAGCCTTATCATTATCAGTATGTAAAAGTACAGGAGGACGACTGTGCTGAAATTTTCCAGCGCACGGTTTTAAATGAAGAGCCGGTAGAACGTCTTTTCTATAAAAAAGGCGGTAAAGCTTATCCGACTCCCGATGAAATTCCTTTTATTGCAAAACAGACTCGTATTGCTTTGGAAAACTGCGGTAAATTTGACGCAGAGTCTCTTGATGAATATATTGCTTCCGGCGGCTATGAGGCTTTATCAAAAGCGCTTTTTGACATGACTCCGGAAGATGTTTTAAATGAAGTGGATAAGTCCAAACTCCGCGGAAGAGGAGGCGGCGGCTTCCCTACGGGACGCAAATGGAAACAGGTTGCAGCTCACAAGGATGTAGCGGAACATTTTGTGGTATGTAACGGAGACGAAGGCGACCCCGGCGCTTTCATGGACGGCAGTGTTATGGAAGGCGACCCATATCGTCTGATTGAAGGTATGACTATTGCCGCTTACGCAACAGGCGCTCAAAATGGTTATATTTATGTTCGTGCCGAATATCCTCTTTCCGTTGCAAGACTTCGCAAGGCAATCCGACAGGCGGAAGAAAAAGGGCTTTTAGGCGACCATATTTTAGGTACGGATTTCCAGTTCCACATGCACATCAACCGTGGTGCAGGAGCATTTGTATGCGGCGAGGGTTCTGCTCTTACTGCTTCTATTGAAGGCGACAGAGGTATGCCTCGTGTAAAACCGCCTCGTACTGTTGACAAAGGTCTTTGGGCAAAGCCTACGGTTTTAAATAATGTAGAAACCTTTGCCAATGTACCGGGAATTGTATTAAAAGGCGCTGACTGGTTCAAAACCATCGGTACAGAAGGAAGTCCCGGAACAAAGACCTTCTCCATTACCGGTGCCATTGAAAATACAGGGCTGATTGAAGTGCCTATGGGTACTACTTTAAGAGAGATTATCTATGACATCGGCGGCGGCATCAAAGGCGGCGGTGATTTTAAAGCCATTCAGATTGGCGGTCCTTCCGGCGGATGTCTGACAAAAGAACATCTTGACGTTGGGCTGGATTTTGACAGCGTAAAAAAATACAATGCCATTATGGGCTCCGGCGGTCTTGTTGTTATGGATGAGAATACCTGTATGGTAGAGGTTGCCCGTTTCTTTATGAGCTTTACCCAAAGAGAGTCCTGCGGAAAATGTGTTCCATGCCGTGAGGGAACAAAACGTATGCTGGAAATTCTGGAGAGAATTGTCAATGGCGAGGGCAAGCTGGAAGATTTGGACACACTGGAAGAACTGGCTGCCATGGTGAAAAATATGGCTTTATGCGGTCTCGGAAAGAGCGCTCCTCTTCCGGTTATCAGTACTTTGAAAACCTTCCGCAAGGAATATGAAGAACATATTGTAGAGCATAAATGTGCTGCGAAAAACTGTACTGCCATGAGAAAATATGTAATCAATCCTGAATTTTGTAAGGGCTGCGGCAAATGTGCGAAGAACTGTCCGGTAGGTGCAATTACCGGTGTGCGCAAGGAAGCTTATCACATCAATCCAAATCTTTGTATTAAATGTGACTCTTGCCGTGATAACTGTGCATTTGATGCAGTGTATGTTGAATATTAG
- a CDS encoding complex I 24 kDa subunit family protein: MLDQSYYEKTDEIIEFYGRKASSLIPIMQDIQAEYRYLPGELLTYVAKEIGVREAKAYSVATFYENFSFEPKGKYIIKVCDGTACHVRKSIPILEALQKELGLSKKKHTTDDMLFTVETVSCLGACGLAPTMTVNNEVYPSMTPEKALNLIAELRGDNV, translated from the coding sequence ATGCTTGACCAAAGTTATTATGAAAAAACCGATGAAATCATCGAATTTTATGGCCGTAAAGCAAGTTCATTAATTCCCATTATGCAGGATATTCAGGCAGAATATCGTTATCTGCCCGGAGAGCTGCTGACCTATGTTGCGAAAGAAATCGGAGTACGTGAGGCAAAAGCTTACAGTGTGGCAACTTTCTATGAAAATTTCTCTTTTGAACCAAAGGGAAAATACATAATTAAAGTTTGTGACGGAACTGCCTGTCATGTCCGCAAATCTATTCCTATTTTAGAAGCCCTGCAAAAGGAGCTGGGGCTTAGCAAGAAAAAGCATACCACAGATGATATGCTGTTCACCGTAGAAACGGTTTCCTGTCTGGGCGCCTGCGGATTAGCGCCTACTATGACGGTAAACAACGAAGTTTATCCTTCCATGACGCCGGAAAAAGCTCTGAATTTAATCGCAGAACTGAGAGGTGATAATGTATGA
- the hypB gene encoding hydrogenase nickel incorporation protein HypB → MDKFKVLEIKKSVFSGNEKRADELRKQLKEKKLFLLNLMSSPGSGKTTTLTGTIKALKGELRIGVMEADIDSDVDAKTISDLGVKTIQLHTGGMCHLDAGMTAQGLEGLETDELDLAILENVGNLVCPAEFDTGAVKNAMILSVPEGHDKPLKYPLMFSVCDVVLINKVDVIPYFDFDMEACKKNILMRNPKAKIIPISAKTGEGMQQWFEWLLDEVKHWKE, encoded by the coding sequence ATGGACAAATTCAAAGTTCTGGAAATTAAAAAAAGTGTATTTTCCGGCAATGAAAAACGTGCCGATGAGCTTCGCAAGCAGTTGAAGGAGAAAAAGTTATTCCTATTAAACCTAATGTCTTCTCCCGGTTCAGGAAAAACTACAACCCTTACAGGAACCATTAAAGCTTTAAAAGGGGAGCTTCGCATTGGGGTTATGGAGGCAGATATTGACTCTGACGTGGATGCAAAAACAATATCTGATTTGGGAGTAAAAACCATTCAGCTCCATACGGGAGGAATGTGTCATTTGGATGCCGGCATGACAGCTCAGGGGCTGGAAGGTCTTGAGACAGATGAACTGGATTTGGCAATTTTGGAAAATGTGGGAAATTTAGTTTGTCCTGCAGAGTTTGACACAGGGGCAGTAAAAAATGCCATGATTTTAAGTGTACCGGAAGGCCATGATAAACCGTTGAAATACCCGCTTATGTTTTCCGTGTGCGATGTAGTTCTTATTAACAAAGTAGACGTAATTCCGTATTTTGACTTTGATATGGAGGCGTGTAAGAAAAATATTTTGATGCGTAATCCAAAAGCAAAAATTATTCCTATTAGTGCAAAGACAGGGGAAGGGATGCAGCAGTGGTTTGAGTGGCTTTTAGATGAAGTAAAGCATTGGAAAGAGTAG
- a CDS encoding mechanosensitive ion channel family protein — MRIILTDALTEPLEIAGIGEFFRQYLTWDYWSQKLPLIGSFAGRVLLAILVYVVASKIIHKLCKLIVASMNRANADTGVTQFVSSFAKAAMYFFLIVSIATSFGVKESSIAALLASSGVAIGLALQGGLSNLAGGVIILILRPFVIGDYIIENSGKQEGTVVKIDLFYTTLSTVDNRRITVPNGALTNSSIVNVTAKDNRKLEIKVGISYQADLKKAKKILETLLHEDASIMSDQEMQVFVDELAADSVILGLRAWVKTEEYWATKWRLNEKIKLTFDEQGIEIPFPQLDVHIK; from the coding sequence ATGAGAATTATCTTGACAGACGCATTGACAGAACCGCTGGAAATTGCGGGAATTGGAGAGTTTTTCAGACAGTATCTCACATGGGATTACTGGAGTCAGAAGCTGCCCTTAATCGGAAGCTTTGCAGGGAGAGTCCTTCTGGCAATTTTGGTCTATGTAGTTGCCAGTAAAATCATTCATAAACTTTGCAAATTGATTGTGGCATCTATGAACAGGGCGAATGCAGATACTGGAGTTACACAATTTGTATCCTCATTCGCAAAGGCTGCCATGTATTTCTTCCTGATTGTTTCCATTGCAACCAGCTTTGGAGTGAAGGAGTCTTCCATTGCCGCACTTTTGGCATCCAGTGGTGTTGCCATTGGTCTTGCCTTGCAGGGGGGCTTGTCAAACCTTGCAGGCGGAGTGATTATCCTGATTTTAAGACCTTTTGTAATCGGAGATTATATTATTGAAAATTCGGGAAAGCAAGAGGGCACGGTTGTAAAAATTGACCTTTTTTACACAACCTTATCCACAGTGGATAACCGAAGAATTACCGTTCCAAACGGAGCGCTTACCAATTCCAGTATTGTCAATGTGACGGCAAAAGACAACCGCAAGCTGGAAATTAAGGTAGGAATTTCCTATCAGGCAGATTTGAAAAAAGCCAAGAAAATTTTGGAAACACTGCTCCACGAGGATGCCAGTATTATGTCAGACCAGGAGATGCAGGTCTTTGTGGACGAGCTGGCGGCAGACAGTGTGATTTTGGGACTTCGTGCATGGGTAAAGACAGAGGAATACTGGGCGACAAAGTGGCGTTTGAATGAAAAAATCAAGCTCACCTTTGATGAACAGGGGATTGAAATTCCGTTTCCGCAGTTGGACGTGCATATTAAATAA
- a CDS encoding ABC transporter permease, giving the protein MTSITSSKKNRKIKLWAVLFWLLVWEIASLWLGQEILLVSPVAVLKRLGSFIFEASFWKTICFSLFRIIGGFFLAVLAGVLGGSIASRLPKIQELFAPLILAMKSVPVASFVILILIWVPSENLSVTISFLMVFPVIYTNVLNGIQNTDKNLLEMAQVFQVSGKNKIRYIYLSEVLPFFRAGCSVSLGLCWKAGVAAEVIGIPDGSMGERLYEAKVYLDTPDLFAWTMVILIVSMIFEKIFLAALDKAVSWVERM; this is encoded by the coding sequence ATGACTTCTATTACATCCAGTAAGAAAAATAGAAAAATAAAGCTATGGGCAGTGCTTTTCTGGTTGCTTGTATGGGAAATAGCCAGTCTGTGGCTTGGACAGGAGATACTTCTGGTATCTCCTGTTGCTGTTCTGAAAAGACTTGGCAGTTTCATTTTTGAAGCTTCTTTTTGGAAGACAATTTGTTTTTCGCTTTTTCGTATTATAGGCGGTTTTTTCCTTGCTGTACTGGCAGGAGTGCTCGGGGGAAGCATTGCGTCAAGACTTCCGAAAATACAGGAGCTTTTTGCCCCTCTTATTCTTGCTATGAAATCTGTTCCGGTTGCATCCTTTGTCATTTTAATTTTAATCTGGGTTCCTTCCGAAAACCTTTCTGTAACAATTTCTTTTCTCATGGTGTTTCCGGTGATTTACACTAATGTATTAAACGGTATTCAAAATACAGATAAAAATCTTCTGGAAATGGCACAGGTGTTTCAGGTATCTGGAAAAAACAAAATTCGTTACATTTATCTTTCTGAAGTGCTGCCTTTTTTCAGAGCAGGCTGCAGTGTGTCGCTGGGATTATGCTGGAAAGCGGGAGTTGCTGCAGAGGTAATCGGAATTCCTGACGGTTCTATGGGAGAGCGATTATACGAGGCAAAAGTGTATCTGGATACTCCAGACCTTTTTGCATGGACCATGGTAATTCTTATAGTCAGCATGATATTTGAAAAAATCTTTCTGGCAGCGCTGGATAAGGCTGTTTCGTGGGTAGAAAGGATGTAA
- a CDS encoding [FeFe] hydrogenase, group A codes for MGFMTIDGRKVEFTDEKNVLSVIRKAGIDLPTLCYHSELSTFGACRLCTVEDDRGRTFASCSEEPRDGMVIYTNSGRIKKYRKMIVELLLSAHCRDCTTCVKSGECKLQELAHRMNITTVRFQNTREEKPLDTSSPALIRDPNKCILCGNCVRACRELQGLEVLGFTHRGTDAMVTPAFDKPLSETDCVSCGQCRVFCPTGAISIRTNMDEVWDAINDPDTRVIAQVAPAVRVAVGDAFGLTKGHSVMGKLVAVLHRMGFDEVYDTTFAADLTIMEESKEFLNRVEKNEKLPLLTSCCPAWVKFVCDQYPEFKDNLSTCRSPQGMFSAVIKEYYKNPERSQNKKTFVVSIMPCTAKKMEILRSNNFTHGEQDTDIVLTTTEIIRMINNSGIDFASQETEACDMPFGFGSGAGAIFGVTGGVTEAMLRRLADDHNKATMDAIAEAGARGDEGIKEFTVNYKGTDLNVCVASGLANAQTVMEDVKSGRKHYHIIEIMACRRGCIMGGGQPPRAGDRTKSARRDGLYQADHVTSIRKADENPLILALYDTLLKDKTHELLHVDKY; via the coding sequence ATGGGATTTATGACAATAGACGGCAGAAAAGTAGAATTTACCGATGAAAAAAACGTACTTTCTGTCATTAGAAAAGCCGGTATTGATTTACCTACACTTTGCTATCATTCTGAGCTGTCCACCTTTGGCGCATGTCGTTTATGTACCGTAGAGGATGACAGAGGACGTACCTTTGCTTCCTGTTCAGAGGAGCCCAGAGACGGCATGGTAATTTATACCAATTCCGGAAGAATTAAAAAATATCGTAAAATGATTGTAGAACTGCTCCTTTCCGCACACTGCCGTGACTGTACTACTTGTGTGAAAAGCGGCGAATGTAAGTTGCAGGAGCTGGCTCACAGAATGAACATCACTACGGTTCGTTTCCAGAATACCAGAGAGGAAAAGCCTTTAGATACAAGCTCTCCTGCTCTTATTCGTGACCCGAATAAATGTATTCTCTGCGGAAACTGTGTTCGTGCATGCCGTGAGCTTCAGGGACTGGAGGTTTTAGGCTTTACCCACCGTGGTACAGATGCTATGGTAACGCCTGCCTTTGACAAGCCACTTTCTGAAACAGACTGTGTAAGCTGCGGTCAATGCCGTGTTTTCTGTCCAACGGGCGCTATCAGCATCCGCACCAATATGGATGAGGTCTGGGACGCTATCAATGATCCGGATACACGGGTTATCGCACAGGTTGCTCCGGCTGTCCGTGTAGCGGTAGGCGATGCCTTCGGATTAACAAAGGGACACAGTGTAATGGGCAAGCTGGTAGCTGTTCTTCACCGCATGGGCTTTGATGAAGTTTACGACACTACCTTTGCAGCTGACCTTACCATTATGGAGGAGTCCAAGGAATTTTTAAACCGTGTGGAAAAGAATGAAAAACTTCCTCTTTTAACCTCCTGCTGTCCTGCATGGGTAAAATTTGTATGTGACCAATATCCTGAGTTTAAAGATAATTTATCTACCTGTCGTTCCCCACAGGGAATGTTCTCGGCAGTTATTAAGGAATATTATAAAAATCCGGAAAGAAGCCAGAATAAGAAAACCTTCGTGGTTTCCATTATGCCATGTACAGCAAAGAAAATGGAAATCCTGCGCTCCAACAATTTTACTCATGGAGAACAGGATACCGATATTGTACTGACTACTACGGAAATCATCCGTATGATTAACAATTCCGGTATTGACTTTGCTTCTCAGGAAACAGAGGCATGCGATATGCCCTTTGGCTTTGGCTCCGGTGCAGGCGCTATCTTCGGTGTGACCGGAGGCGTTACAGAAGCAATGCTTCGCCGCCTTGCTGATGACCATAATAAAGCGACCATGGATGCCATTGCAGAAGCAGGGGCTCGTGGTGACGAGGGTATTAAAGAGTTCACTGTAAATTATAAAGGCACTGACTTAAATGTCTGCGTTGCCAGCGGACTTGCCAATGCACAGACTGTTATGGAAGATGTGAAAAGCGGAAGAAAGCATTACCATATTATTGAAATCATGGCATGCCGCAGAGGATGTATCATGGGCGGCGGACAGCCTCCAAGAGCCGGTGACCGTACCAAATCAGCCCGCCGTGACGGACTGTATCAGGCAGACCATGTGACAAGTATCCGAAAAGCTGACGAAAATCCATTAATTCTCGCTCTTTACGATACCTTACTGAAAGATAAGACACATGAACTGCTTCATGTAGATAAATACTAA
- the glgB gene encoding 1,4-alpha-glucan branching protein GlgB, producing MSEELYNLMDWQKIEALVYSEESEPQKTLKPKIMKNGILFQCFFPEARKVKLLFGKKKREYKMEMQDEAGFFACLIPEKQILNYTYQVFLKNGEEKLVQDPYYFESQITEEEEKKFCAGICYDIYEKLGAHYQKIKGVWGVHFAVWAPNALRVSVVGDFNHWDGRVHPMNRLSRSGIFELFIPGVKLSDLYKYEIKTKDLRVFLKADPYANQAEVRPCNASVVTDLSGYQWEDSLWMNKRGKLQGEDRPLSIYEVHLGSWKKPEDGREFYNYRELAKMLCAYVKEMGYTHVELLPVMEHPLDESWGYQVTGYYAPTSRFGNCEDFMYFVDYMHQNDIGVILDWVPAHFPKDDFALAGFDGTALYEYSQAEKAEHPHWGTLVFDYASPEVKNFLISNALFWAEKYHADGIRMDAVASMLYLDYGRQDGQWQPNMYGGNENLEAVEFLKHLNSIFKKKYPDALLIAEESTAWPAVTGDLEDNGLGFDRKWNMGWQNDFLDYMRKDPIFRSGVHDELTFSMLYAYSEKFLLSFSHDEVVHGKGSFLNKMPGEKDRKLANLRAAYGFWMTHPGKKLLFMGQDFAQEREWSEKTPLDWELLEEKEHKQMQDYVKALLKLYQDYPALYEYDDTPDGFEWINHIEAEKNMLTFLRKAEKKADTLVVVCNFSDLAYEAYAMGVPYAGEYREIFNSDDESFGGTGVKNSGVQKAKKEEKDERPYSIEIQVAPLSVQIFSVKECGEKMVKESKVRRELEKKIKEEHKKEENRR from the coding sequence ATGTCTGAGGAATTATATAATTTAATGGATTGGCAAAAGATAGAGGCTCTTGTTTATTCAGAGGAAAGCGAGCCGCAGAAAACACTGAAACCGAAAATTATGAAAAACGGTATTCTTTTTCAATGCTTTTTTCCGGAAGCACGAAAAGTAAAACTTCTTTTTGGGAAAAAGAAACGGGAATATAAAATGGAAATGCAGGATGAGGCGGGATTTTTTGCCTGTCTGATACCGGAAAAGCAGATTTTAAATTATACGTATCAGGTGTTTTTGAAAAACGGTGAAGAAAAGCTGGTACAAGACCCTTATTATTTTGAGAGCCAGATTACAGAAGAGGAAGAAAAGAAATTCTGTGCGGGAATTTGTTATGATATATACGAAAAATTAGGAGCGCATTATCAAAAGATAAAAGGCGTTTGGGGAGTACATTTCGCAGTTTGGGCGCCCAATGCCCTGCGTGTCAGTGTGGTAGGGGATTTTAACCATTGGGACGGCAGAGTACATCCGATGAACCGGCTTTCCCGGTCTGGGATTTTTGAATTGTTTATTCCCGGTGTCAAACTCTCTGATTTATACAAGTATGAAATTAAAACAAAAGATTTGCGGGTGTTTTTAAAAGCAGACCCTTATGCAAATCAGGCTGAGGTCCGTCCGTGCAATGCTTCTGTGGTAACAGATTTGTCCGGTTATCAGTGGGAAGACAGTCTGTGGATGAACAAAAGAGGTAAGCTCCAAGGAGAGGACAGACCACTTTCCATATACGAAGTGCATTTAGGCTCATGGAAAAAGCCGGAGGACGGCAGAGAATTTTATAATTACCGGGAATTGGCGAAAATGCTGTGTGCGTACGTGAAAGAGATGGGATATACTCATGTGGAATTATTACCTGTGATGGAGCATCCTTTAGATGAGTCATGGGGCTATCAGGTGACAGGATATTATGCTCCTACCAGTCGCTTTGGAAATTGCGAAGACTTTATGTATTTTGTGGATTATATGCACCAAAATGATATCGGCGTGATTTTAGACTGGGTTCCGGCACATTTTCCAAAAGATGATTTTGCTTTGGCAGGCTTTGACGGCACAGCTCTTTATGAGTATTCCCAAGCAGAGAAGGCAGAGCATCCTCACTGGGGAACGCTGGTATTTGACTATGCCAGCCCTGAAGTAAAGAATTTCCTCATATCCAATGCTCTGTTTTGGGCGGAAAAATACCATGCAGACGGTATCCGTATGGATGCGGTGGCGTCTATGCTTTATCTGGATTACGGAAGACAGGATGGACAGTGGCAGCCGAATATGTATGGCGGAAATGAAAATCTGGAAGCAGTAGAGTTTTTGAAACACTTAAATTCTATTTTTAAGAAAAAATATCCCGATGCCCTTTTAATTGCAGAGGAGTCTACTGCATGGCCGGCTGTTACGGGAGATTTAGAGGATAATGGCTTGGGATTTGACAGAAAATGGAATATGGGATGGCAGAATGATTTTCTGGATTATATGAGAAAAGACCCGATTTTCAGAAGCGGTGTCCATGATGAGCTGACCTTTAGTATGTTATACGCATATAGTGAAAAATTTTTGCTTAGTTTTTCTCATGATGAGGTAGTACACGGAAAAGGTTCTTTTCTTAATAAAATGCCCGGTGAAAAAGATAGGAAGCTTGCAAATCTGCGAGCAGCCTATGGCTTTTGGATGACACATCCCGGCAAAAAGCTTTTATTCATGGGACAGGACTTTGCCCAGGAAAGGGAATGGTCTGAAAAGACCCCTCTTGATTGGGAGCTGTTAGAAGAGAAGGAACATAAACAGATGCAGGACTATGTAAAAGCATTATTAAAGCTTTATCAGGATTATCCGGCGCTCTATGAATATGATGATACTCCTGACGGCTTTGAATGGATTAATCATATAGAAGCAGAAAAAAATATGCTTACCTTCCTTCGGAAAGCAGAGAAAAAAGCAGATACCTTAGTTGTGGTATGTAACTTTTCTGATTTGGCGTATGAAGCTTATGCGATGGGTGTTCCTTATGCAGGAGAGTACAGAGAAATTTTTAACAGTGATGATGAAAGCTTTGGAGGTACAGGCGTAAAAAACAGCGGAGTACAGAAAGCAAAAAAAGAGGAAAAGGACGAAAGACCTTATTCCATAGAAATTCAGGTAGCCCCTCTTTCCGTACAGATTTTTTCTGTAAAAGAATGTGGGGAAAAGATGGTAAAAGAGTCTAAGGTACGCCGTGAATTGGAGAAAAAAATAAAAGAAGAACACAAAAAAGAGGAAAACAGAAGATGA